The DNA window AGTTGTTGTTCCCTACTGGGTAAACTGGGTCAGCTTCCCCAGCATATCTCAGAGGCTCAGATGACTTATTAGGGTAACAGCTTGATTTTTTCCAGTTACCAGCAAAACCACATTCTTGCTGAAATACAGGTCTTAGGAACACTACATAGGTTGTAAGTTCTCCCTGGCAAAAAAGCCAGATAAGACTAAGGGAAAGCTGAGCGCAAAGATGAATTAGGTTACTTTTTGACCGTTGTTCTCTTGTTCAAAGAGGCTCCTGCAAAATTCCACAAGACTACCTCCTGTAGAAGAACTTGAACTGTGATAAACCCATGTATGCTCATAGAGGTACACAGATTGTTTTAGAGAAGTATCATCATGTTCTGATTTCAGGACTCTATGATCTCAGTCCTGGATACCAGCCCCTTTAGTACAGGGGTGAATTGTTATATGAGTTTTAAAGCTTGCACATATGAGAGGCTCTTAACAAATCAGCTTTTAAAAGGGTCTAGACTTCAGTTTAGGGTTCGGGCATAAGGCAAGACACAAGCACTTAGTCCCGTAACATCAGTGCTGCCTTTGGAGTGTCACTTGAGATAGTATTTTAGGAGCTCAGTAGCCACTGCTTATGCTATAGCAAGGTGTGGAACTAAAGCACTAGCAGAGCAAGCCAGTCCCTGACTGAATGTGATTCTAGGGATTGTGTAGAATCTACCCTTTTCACAGCCAACTGCTAGGTAGGTTGTAGGCTTGACAGCCAGCATTCTGGTTAAGAGGCACAGTAATATTTGATGGCCTTATAGATCCCATGCTAAAATAAACTAGCCAGTACTTGTTCCAGAGTCTGTGAGCCCTACCTATCTAAATAATAAGTGTTGACCACCGGTAGGACCAAACCCTGAGGGTTTACTTCCTCAGGAGAAAGGTTGGTCACTTCACCTCATCATGGTGAATCCccactagaaaaaaagaaaaaactcataAGGACAAAATATCTTTCCCAGATTATCAGGGCATAGGCCCATATTCTACCAACTCCATCAGACATCTGCTGTTCCTGAAACAATAAAGTCTTGTGACCCATCAGTTCTGTGGGTTAAATATAATGCTTCGGAATTTTAGCCCTTTTCATCACAAACAAATCAGAACAAGTAAAAACCTCTCTTCACATCCTCCTCTGCTGCATCACAGGAAATTGACAAACTTTAATTCCAAGAAAGAACGTTTTACTATTCTCCACCTGTAAAAGACAACCCCCACCTTCAGCTGGGATAAATTTTGAATTAGCCATGTGAGAATCATCTGTGTGAACTCTGAGCTCAGGCATATTCCCgcatccttcttttttttttaacagagcaaACTGTTCTCCTTGGttggtttttcattttctagcaGTTTGAGGGTTTGTACATCCTATTACAAGTTTTTCTAGGGAAGAGTAAGAGATGCATGCTTATTCCCATCCTTTgcccaagaggaaaaaataagtaCTTTTGCCTATGAGATTGTACATGAAATTGTAAATAAATAGTTGTATGTGGAAGACTTTTAACATTTATCAGGAGCCTGCACCTAATTTTGTAACAGAGTTGGGACTTAAGAGATCACGTGTGCTCTTACAAACCGTACATTGTAGAGTTTCATCCAAGAAAATTAGTACAGTTTTGTTCCACCTTTTAGTAAGAAAAAGCTGATTATTTCAGTGATtcattaaaacatgttttcctttagtgaaaaaacccagacaTCTTACAGAAATACAGGGCTTGTATTACAGAATACTAGATAACGGTGAAACTTGAATGTGTGAAAATCAATGTTAACAActtaattaatttctgaaaaaatagaTTTCACAAACAGAATACAGCATTCAGTACAATTCCAGGAGAAAGCTTGCTTACCTCTTTCAGATGGGCAGTGCGTTACAGTGCAAGAATCTCTGGGTAGGTTGCTGTCTCTAGAATCCAAGGCAACTGCTTAGACAGAAGCCATGGGCCAGGGAGAAATACTTTTTACAGCCCAAGGATGTCCATTTTCACTAATTGTTTATACCAAGGGAAATGGTTTCAAGGAGAGCAAGACAAACACACTTCAGACTGGCCAGCAGCATCAGTACCTGTGACACTTAGATGGGCTGTGAAAATGTTGCGTTTAGTCCCTGTACCTGAACCCGTGCAACACAGAGCTAAACCTGTGTTGCTTGCAAGGCTCACAGGATTTTCTGAAGGTAGAAAAAATTGCCATTCCTACTCAGCCTAAGGATCTGGTGGTATTAGATTGTAACTGTCCTCAGAGCACTCCTGCAGGATCTGATTTTAGTAATAAGGTTCTGATTTTAGTGATAAGGTTCTGGTTTTAGTGATAAGGTAGAAAGCCACAGATGAACAGATTTTGCCTTTGCCTGTGTTAGTAGACATACCTCAAATCCTAGCAGTTTTTCACCTTAGGGACAGCAGAAAATGAGTTTCACTATTACACATGTGTTTTGTGGACACATTGTCCTACTTTTGGTCTGGTAAAAGCTACAGTGGACATACTCGTCATTTCCATTGTTGTGACTTGGCTCTGCAATATCACTGACCGCCACAGACTTGCAGAGAAGTTGATGAAATTGTTGCTTTTCTTACCTACTAGAGGCAGACAAAGAGACACTACAAGGTACGCAAAGGTTTCCATCCTTTATGGTTTTGGCAGATATTTGAAAATCTGCTTCCTGTATCTATCTCAGGAACCAGAAGCAAATCAAAATCAGACCATATATTAGACTAGACATATAATGCGAATACTATATATTAGACTGGACATGTTCAAAATTGCGTATGCCACTTGACTGGTGCATAGACTGCATTAAAATAAGACAGCAAGTTTCAGAGTACATGTTTATTGTTTTATTGACAGTGTTGTTAATCTTTTGGATAGTGAGAATGGGTAAAGTGTATCAGTTTTACCTGAAAATGACTGACATTTTAGAGGTCATACATTGTATTAATGCTTACATCTTAAttaggatttttgtttgtttgtttttctaggGTAATACACTGGATTTTTGTTAGAAAACCTGCAAGAGTTACACAGTCAGTAAAGATGTCGTACTTAATAAAAGGAGTTAAATGTTGCAGTCCTGTGAGAGACATGCACATAGTGACAGGAACTCTGTTTAAAACACACATATTTAAGAACATATTGGGCATCAATGGACAACAATTCAAAATTTCACGTACATCATCTCAACTTAGTTCTGAAAACGTAAACTCTTACAATTATGTCATTGTTGGAGCTGGATCAGCAGGGTGTGTATTAGCCAACAGGTTGACTGAAGACCCTTTCAGTACTGTACTGCTTTTGGAAGCAGGCCCTAAAGATACCTTTCTAGGCAGTAAAAGACTAATGTGGAAGATTCATATGCCTGCTGCATTAACTTACAACCTATGTGATGAGAAATATAACTGGTATTACCACACAACATCACAAAAGCATATGGATAACCGAATTATGTACTGGCCCCGTGGAAGGGTATGGGGTGGCTCCTCTTCTCTCAATGCTATGGTATACATTCGTGGGCATGCAGAAGATTATAATCGATGGAGCAAGGAAGGGGCTATAGGATGGGACTATGAACATTGCTTGCCCTACTTTAAGAAGGCACAGACACATGAACTGGGGCCAGATAAGTACAGAGGTGGAAATGGACCCCTGTATGTGTcaagagggaaaacaaaccaTCCTCTTCATCATGCATTCCTGGAGGCAGCCCAGCAAGCTGGGTATCCCTTCACAGATGATATGAATGGCTATCAGCAAGAAGGATTTGGCTGGATGGACATGACTGTACAACAAGGTAAACCATAAAGGGGTCCTTAAGTAATTTGTGTTTCTGACCCACCAGTGATACTTCAGAAAGCATTCTGGAATATGGACATGTAATCTGCACTGAATGCCATTTGGTTGTTTAGATGACTGAACAGCTGTGGCACTCTGTATTTACACCCTGTTCATTTCACAGCAGCTTGCTATCAGTCTAGGGTGTATTTCATTGAAAACTGCATTGCCATGCAAGTTTTGATTCCTAGATAAATTTGGGAAGGAGGGTAGGTTTTCAGAATGTCATTGTGAAATttgttatattaaaataaaatctttatttattATATCAAATCACATTTGTTTTGAACTCAAACTCTGTGAAGGCTTTCCCTCTGTAAACATCCTGATGGTTATTGTCCAAAATCTTGAAGAATACTGAGCATGACTATTTTGATGTTTAATGTAAATACGCATTGTAGGTCAAAGATGGAGCACAGCTAGTGCTTACCTTCGCCCAGCGTTATCACGCCCAAATTTGTCAGTCACAGAGAAGACACTTGTAACAAAAATCTTGTTTGAAGGAACAAAATCCATTGGTGTTGAGTATGTGAAAAATGGGCAAAGGAAAAAGgtaagagatttttattttccagtatgAAAGGTATGAGTCcaagcacaatttttttttaaacaaaccttTGTAAGTGGCACTTTACTATGcaaaacatctgcttttcagatgtCATGTTATCTCTTCCAGTATATTCTCACTTATTTTACAGTACGTGTATTGATTTAGAGATCAAGATATCCATTGTCTTTCCATCTCTTGGTACTGAGGGGGCAAGCCATAACTTGATGTTACACAAGAGTGTTGTGTAAGGTTTCTGGCTGGAGCCTATGGTGCAATCATGCACTGTCTCAGCATATTGACTAGTGTGCTGAAATGctgatgtttctgaaaaacaattctgaaaatGCTGTTCTGGCATAGGAAGATCTGTAAAAGCTAGGTACTGGAATCTGAGTGGCTCAGGGGATAAATATTGAGTCATTTGTTCCTGCTGTGCCAGTATGTGTTGAGTCTTGGGACAGTAATAATGAAACATAATGAAGAATCATGCCTTATGGTTGGTTgtggaattaatatttttcagtctcGGGCCAACTTCCGCTGAACATGTGATCATGTGGAAGGAAGTTTGAATTGCCATTACAGCCAAATTCTGTGGATAAACAGTTCATTTTATGTAGCTTTCAATCCGTTGACTTCTGTAAGACCGAAATCGTTCCCATTTCCCTTAACTCTTTACTGTACAGCTGATTATAGAGTATGTAAGTAGGAAATTGCCTAAAAGGGATTTGTGTGTTAATAACTTAGGATATTTAGTCTCAATAACTTATAAATCGATTAAAAACTGTAATAGTAATATCCTAAAGAGAGGAGTACTAATTTTGATGGTTTGAGTTCAGTAAGGCTTACAAGACTCAACAGACACGTGTTCTGTGACTGGACACCTACTGAAACTTAAAACGCAGTATAAATGAactgttctttcattttctaatgCACAGAACAAATCTGTTGTCTTCTAAGTGGATTGGTAATGATAATCATTTTAACAACATAAAACAAAAGTTGCAGAAAATTTAATTGGTTTCATGAGCTATTAGATATCTGTGAAAACAGTGTCTTTACTTGCTGTTCCTGTGCCattatcaaaattaattttgttgaaGAGTCTTGTAAGCTAATTACATATGATCAAAGAGTTTCTGAATACTGGACCACTTTAATTGCAAAATTCTTTAATTGCTATGAATTTTCATACATACATGTATGAATTTCACATAGTGAATGATATATATTTCTAGCATATATCACAAAAAGTAAATCTTCAAAGtatttcccttccctccacacacacacacataccaCCTTCCGACCCCCCCCCATAAAAATTGCAGGACttgtctgcttttgctttctggaaaatttTATACCTGTCAGGATGGAAGagctaataattttattttgaacatcAGGATGAAACACTTGATGACATTAAAGCATTTTTGGTTTTACAGTAAGGTAGGATCTCTTTACATCAGTCATCAGTAAAGGTAAAAGGTCACGAAAATCTGATTCAAACGTGATGCAAAACCTATTCATCAAGCCAGTGACTTAATTGTTATTTCAGTTGACATTGGGTTCCTTGAGAGCTCCCAGGAGTCCAGTAAGCCCTCTGACAAAAGTAGGAAAGGTAGACTGAACATTCCTGGAATTTCTGAGTTCAGAATCAAGtagaaaagtatatttaaagggggaaaatgtttttaatgtgtCATAGACTAAATaacccataaaaatatttaaaagtcagtttttcctctttgcatgtTAGCTTTAAGCACAATGAAAGACTGTATATGGGCTCGGAATAACTACAGTGCTGACTTTGCAGTGAGCGTAGACCAAATGAGCATCATTTGAACGCTACCTGGAACAACCTGGCACCAGTTCTGTGTGTACCATAGAAAATCTAAATAAGTTAAATTTTTATAACCTGCAAAAGACAGATCTAGGTATTGATTCAGCAGTCACAGATATGCTGTGTATTAGTCCCAATATACTAATGATTGCCCAGAGCAAAACAATAATGAACAAAAATTATGAGTACTGGCTATCTGTTGGCAGTATCATATAAATAGTGTGGAAACTATCAAAATTTATCTTCTTACTACATTTTGATCTTATTACTAGTAACAATTTCATTCACCATCATTCTGTATAGCTGAGCTGTCATTCCAAAAGGACAAGATTACTACAAGTTAATAGGCACTCCACACTAGTCTGTTAACAGTTCACCATACTACAGCAAAAAACAGcactttttaatgttgttttagaAGCTAAATGTCtcatctaaaataaaaacaaggagCTACTCATGATGGCACCTTAGATTTTATGAAAGTTGAGAATGCAGATGAGCAATACCAGAAATGTTTCCCTGAACCCTTGTGGGTTTTGCTTGCTAATGAGAGGAATTTCAGCAGCATAATTGTGTGCCTCGCCTATTTTTATCTCGGCCACACCAATATATTAGACCTTACAGATAAACATTACAGTATTACTTTTGCAAACATGTATTGCTTTAAAACATTGGACTAGCTTAGGTAGCATTAGGATTTGCATTAAATATAAATTGTTGCTGAAACGGTTGTTTCTTCTGTGGTGCAGTTGTTCTTTCTTAAAGTCAGGAGAatcttgcatctttttttttctaacatgcAAGAGTTACTACTCAGTTTGTAATCAGCTACCTTACTCTGTGCTTACAAAGGATATCTTATATGTCAGCAGGCAACATACGTGTGACTGGGGGGTTTGGAGCGCATCcaatgtgtgtgtgttcatgAGCCATCTCATTGGAATAGAAAGGGATAATTTGAACAAGGTTGGGTTCACTCATATCATCCTTTTTCAAAGAGTAAAGGGCAAAGAAGGAGAGTATCAATATTTTCTTACTCCACACAGTTCTCCGTTTTAACAGTGAAAAGCACTAAGGGGGTTAGTTCTGATCCGTAATTCAAGAGATGTGGCAACAGGGAAGAGGTAGCCCCCAGATACAAATGACACAGAGAAGGATTTTGGTATTGCTAAATGAGAATATTTTGGGGCAGAAATCCTTGGAAAGAAGATGTGCCAAAAATACTTGCAGAGAAAGTTCTAGAAAAAGAACTatccaacacaaaaaaaaacgAGTCAAAGGTGGAGGAAAAGTTTAGCAGCCTATATAATGACCTGCTCGGGGCTCCGACTCAAACTGTTTGATGAAATGTCTGGTAGCAAAACAGAATTATATATATGCCTGCAGTTAGAGTTTTCTCAGTAGTGCTTTAGTGGTTGAGGGGCTTCCGAGGACTACAATGTGCTAAGAAACCAAACATTAGTCTTGGTTGAATTAAGAAAATGAGCTCTTGAGACTTTTTGAGCTATCATGTCCCTGATTTCAAAATCTTCCTTAggagttttggttttaatttacaAATCCTTACTGAAGATGGAAGAGACGCTTAGCTGACTGATCCGGGTGTCAGAGGTACGTTTTTCCTGGCAAGTAGCACAGGAGTTTATCGGCAGCCACAGTACCAGCTGAGCTGAATGTTTGTGCACCATACAGTTTGAACGGATTGTAAACATgggaataaatacagaaatgttcAAAGTGAAAGCTTGAtcatttctctctgcagaaaCTTGTGGCAAGACAGGAATACACTTAGAATGAGAAGAATATGAGGGAAGGGTATCTAATCTGGATCAGAATAGCATATCTGAACAGAAGCTTGCCTTCAGATCAGGCTTAATAATGTTAGGACTTTTGTGCTCATTCCCTTTTAGGCTTTTGCCAGTAAAGAAGTTATATTAAGCGGAGGTGCCATAAATTCTCCACAGCTGCTTATGTTGTCTGGGATTGGCAATGCAGATGATCTAAAGAAGCTGGGGATCCCTGTTGTTTGCCATCTTCCTGGtaattttattacttcttttaACCTTACATCTTCCTATGGATGCAATTCAAAGACTGTTAAATGAAATGAATCCGTGAAATTCATTTGTCTTTATGTCAGGTTATGTGGACTGAAATGTGTTACAAATCAGTGGAAACATGGATTGATTTTAGAACTGAGCAATAAATAAACTCCTACACTTTCTTCACTGCATTTGATAGTGAAAAATGCCTTTCCAAAAAATGCCACTGAATACTTTTGAAGTAAAGCAGCATACTTATCATTTAGAATTTTGAATGAGTTTTAATCCACAACAGATAGTATAAACTCCCACTGTCATATATATTCAAAGATAGAAGGAATAACATGAACTTTTccttaaaaccagaaaagctaGTACTGTATTTAGAAGTCATATCAGGCAATTTTAGAACAAGTGCTATGTCTGCCATTTAACTTTCTATTTTCATTCTGGTTATGCTATGTTTATGTAAAACCTTATTCTGACATGAACAAAAGGCTGATATGACTCATGGTTTTGGGCTTAGTCATCACTGCCCTTGTAAGAGGTTAGTTTAGTTCCCATTTATGCTGTTTTCTGGTTGCAAATGTTGTGTATAATTGTTCTGTgtgaaataacctttttttcccctttctgctccctcctccccctttctgctccctcctccccctttctGCTCCCACCCAGGAGTAGGCCAGAACCTTCAAGATCATTTAGAAGTGTACGTCCAGCAAAAGTGCAGCAAACCTATTACTCTATATAACGCACAAAAGCCAGTTAACATGGTGAGGATTGGTCTAGAATGGCTTTGGAAGTTTACAGGTATGAAACAAAGTCTGCAGTCTTCCTACCGTTGATTGATTTAGCATTATTACAGCCGTTTATCAATGAATTTCAAAGTCTGGGAGCCTTcatgtataatttttttcatg is part of the Phalacrocorax aristotelis chromosome 6, bGulAri2.1, whole genome shotgun sequence genome and encodes:
- the CHDH gene encoding choline dehydrogenase, mitochondrial; its protein translation is MSYLIKGVKCCSPVRDMHIVTGTLFKTHIFKNILGINGQQFKISRTSSQLSSENVNSYNYVIVGAGSAGCVLANRLTEDPFSTVLLLEAGPKDTFLGSKRLMWKIHMPAALTYNLCDEKYNWYYHTTSQKHMDNRIMYWPRGRVWGGSSSLNAMVYIRGHAEDYNRWSKEGAIGWDYEHCLPYFKKAQTHELGPDKYRGGNGPLYVSRGKTNHPLHHAFLEAAQQAGYPFTDDMNGYQQEGFGWMDMTVQQGQRWSTASAYLRPALSRPNLSVTEKTLVTKILFEGTKSIGVEYVKNGQRKKAFASKEVILSGGAINSPQLLMLSGIGNADDLKKLGIPVVCHLPGVGQNLQDHLEVYVQQKCSKPITLYNAQKPVNMVRIGLEWLWKFTGEGATAHLESGGFIRSEGGVPHPDIQFHFLPSQVIDHGRVASKMEAYQVHVGPMRSTSVGWLKLKSTDPNDHPIIEPNYMSTERDIWEFRQCVKLTREIFAQKAFEKFRGPEIQPGNHVQSDKEIDAFIRQKADSAYHPSCTCKMGQLSDSTAVVDPQTKVIGVENLRVVDASIMPSVVSGNLNAPTIMIAEKAADIIKGLQSLQEKNIPVYKPKTLETQR